A single Candidatus Pacearchaeota archaeon DNA region contains:
- a CDS encoding SIMPL domain-containing protein (The SIMPL domain is named for its presence in mouse protein SIMPL (signalling molecule that associates with mouse pelle-like kinase). Bacterial member BP26, from Brucella, was shown to assemble into a channel-like structure, while YggE from E. coli has been associated with resistance to oxidative stress.) — protein sequence MEAQYFEKEARTENPMIKTLMIVGIIFLLVLTIYTIFGIQYTSKTTQYIGSSTGENTINVSETGTVYAVPDVALVTFTTMTDATTINAALTNNQEKTNRILDFLKRQDVADSDVKTVDFNIYPQYEWQTKGVDLTVYPLGKRVIVGYEAIESVEVTMRDTEQIGRNIQGSLDAGASQVSGLTFIISNEEALKKQAREQAVASAQAKAAEIAKNLKVGLGNPVSFTESYYSPVYNSKGTATSGTGSNFQIVVGENKIEVTVNISYDIK from the coding sequence ATGGAAGCACAATATTTCGAAAAAGAAGCAAGAACAGAGAATCCCATGATTAAGACTTTAATGATAGTGGGAATTATTTTCTTGCTAGTTTTAACAATCTATACTATTTTTGGAATTCAATACACTTCAAAAACAACCCAATATATAGGATCTTCTACAGGAGAAAATACTATTAATGTTTCTGAGACCGGAACAGTTTATGCTGTTCCTGATGTTGCTTTAGTAACATTTACAACAATGACTGATGCAACAACAATTAATGCAGCTTTAACCAATAATCAAGAAAAAACAAACAGGATTCTAGATTTTTTAAAGAGGCAGGATGTTGCAGATAGCGACGTAAAGACAGTTGATTTTAATATTTATCCTCAATATGAATGGCAAACAAAGGGGGTTGATTTAACTGTTTATCCTTTGGGTAAAAGAGTTATTGTCGGTTACGAAGCTATTGAATCAGTTGAAGTAACCATGAGAGATACTGAACAAATTGGAAGGAATATACAAGGTTCTCTTGATGCTGGAGCCAGTCAAGTTTCAGGTTTAACCTTTATAATTAGCAATGAAGAAGCACTTAAAAAACAAGCAAGAGAACAAGCTGTTGCTAGTGCTCAAGCTAAAGCAGCAGAAATTGCTAAAAATCTAAAAGTGGGACTAGGTAATCCAGTAAGCTTTACTGAATCATATTATTCTCCAGTTTATAATTCAAAAGGAACAGCTACTTCTGGTACAGGAAGTAATTTCCAAATAGTTGTTGGAGAAAATAAGATAGAAGTAACAGTTAACATTTCTTACGATATTAAATAA
- a CDS encoding FKBP-type peptidyl-prolyl cis-trans isomerase codes for MKVEKKTVLLIVILLVIALAIFLLMKPKELMAPNGAKNTDQASLVNKMDEVKIEVLQEGTGEVSKKGDTLTVNYTGTLTDGTQFDSSVGKTPFSFTLGENRVIQGWEQGMLNMKVGEKRRLTIPSDLGYGPQGYPGVIPGNATLIFEVELLKIN; via the coding sequence ATGAAAGTTGAAAAAAAGACAGTTTTATTAATAGTAATATTGCTGGTTATTGCTTTGGCTATTTTTCTTTTAATGAAGCCAAAAGAATTAATGGCTCCTAACGGTGCGAAAAATACAGATCAAGCCAGTTTAGTAAACAAAATGGACGAAGTTAAAATAGAGGTATTACAAGAAGGGACAGGGGAGGTTTCAAAAAAAGGAGATACTCTTACTGTTAACTATACGGGAACATTAACAGATGGAACTCAGTTTGATTCAAGTGTAGGAAAAACACCATTTTCTTTCACCTTAGGAGAAAATAGAGTTATTCAAGGTTGGGAGCAGGGAATGCTTAATATGAAAGTTGGAGAAAAAAGAAGGTTAACTATTCCTTCAGATTTAGGATACGGTCCTCAGGGCTACCCTGGCGTTATCCCAGGCAATGCTACTTTGATATTTGAAGTTGAGTTGCTGAAAATAAATTAA
- a CDS encoding uracil-DNA glycosylase: protein MLSKKEKEFEKITKDAFLCKKCVLYKKRKAPVIGQGSLKAKIMFIGEAPGAKEDATGIPFCGRSGKFLDELLKSAKIDREKVYICNIIKCRPPENRDPVEKEIKACSCFIEKQIEIISPNVICPLGRHSMRFVMEKFGLIDDIDVIGKIHGKVFKGKEIIIPFYHPAVALYNPKMKDVLRDDFKILKKYVD, encoded by the coding sequence ATGTTAAGTAAAAAAGAGAAAGAATTTGAAAAGATAACCAAGGATGCTTTTTTGTGTAAGAAATGTGTTTTGTATAAGAAAAGAAAGGCTCCAGTTATTGGACAGGGAAGCTTAAAAGCAAAAATAATGTTTATTGGGGAAGCTCCGGGAGCCAAAGAAGATGCAACTGGTATCCCTTTTTGTGGAAGGTCTGGTAAATTTTTAGACGAATTATTGAAATCAGCCAAGATAGACAGAGAAAAAGTATATATTTGCAATATTATTAAATGCAGGCCACCAGAAAATAGAGATCCAGTGGAAAAAGAAATCAAAGCTTGTAGTTGTTTTATTGAAAAGCAGATTGAAATCATTTCTCCTAATGTTATTTGTCCTCTAGGCAGGCACTCAATGAGATTTGTTATGGAAAAATTTGGACTTATTGATGATATTGATGTTATTGGTAAAATTCATGGTAAGGTTTTTAAAGGAAAAGAAATAATTATTCCTTTTTATCATCCAGCAGTAGCGTTGTATAATCCAAAAATGAAAGATGTTTTAAGAGATGATTTTAAAATATTAAAAAAGTATGTTGATTAA
- a CDS encoding DUF167 family protein, with product MLIKVKAFPCSKEERIVKKSIDSFDVFVCEEAERNMANKRIIELIADYFNIPQHKAKMIKGFKESSKIFDIKD from the coding sequence ATGTTGATTAAAGTTAAAGCTTTTCCTTGCTCAAAAGAAGAAAGGATAGTTAAAAAAAGTATTGATAGTTTTGATGTTTTTGTTTGCGAAGAGGCGGAAAGAAATATGGCTAATAAAAGAATTATTGAATTAATAGCAGATTATTTTAATATTCCTCAACACAAAGCAAAGATGATCAAGGGGTTTAAAGAGTCTAGTAAAATTTTTGATATTAAAGATTAA
- a CDS encoding divergent PAP2 family protein: MIQELLLNKALASAVLSWFIAQTIKAIFLTIKQKKFRFDLYSLPGGFPSSHTASVVGLSTAVGMISGFDSVAFAISIILAFFMIYDAKVIRGAAGKQAQSLNILIETYNEEEEEDLDKLRERLGHSMIEILGGIIIGILAAVIIIG, encoded by the coding sequence ATGATACAAGAATTATTATTAAATAAGGCATTAGCATCAGCAGTATTATCTTGGTTTATCGCTCAAACAATAAAAGCTATTTTTTTAACTATAAAACAAAAGAAATTTAGATTTGATTTGTATTCTTTGCCAGGAGGGTTTCCTTCTTCTCATACTGCTTCTGTTGTCGGATTATCAACAGCTGTAGGTATGATTTCTGGATTTGATTCGGTTGCTTTTGCTATTTCGATTATTTTAGCCTTTTTTATGATTTATGATGCAAAGGTTATTAGGGGAGCAGCTGGTAAACAGGCTCAATCATTAAATATATTAATAGAGACTTATAACGAGGAGGAAGAAGAAGATTTGGATAAATTGAGAGAAAGACTGGGACATAGTATGATTGAAATATTAGGAGGAATTATTATTGGAATATTAGCAGCGGTTATAATCATTGGATAG
- a CDS encoding HemK family protein methyltransferase encodes MDLPEDYKRGFKDFLGVRIDLSKKPLIPRDETEYWVNIAIEEIKEGAECLDLFAGSGCIGVSILKNIKNSFCDFGEKEDLFLEQIKISLDLNNINKERYDLIKTDVFSNIKKKYDYILANPPYVAEDRIDEVGEDVKMFEPSIALYGGDDGMEYIKIFLNEAIKYLKDNGIIYLEFDPEQKDSIEEIINGKYSRFEFLKDQFNKYRFIKIEK; translated from the coding sequence ATGGATTTGCCAGAAGATTACAAAAGAGGTTTTAAAGATTTTTTAGGAGTAAGAATTGATTTATCAAAAAAACCATTGATACCGAGAGATGAGACTGAATATTGGGTGAACATTGCAATTGAAGAAATTAAAGAAGGGGCAGAATGTCTTGATTTGTTTGCTGGTTCAGGATGTATAGGAGTATCGATTTTAAAGAATATTAAAAATTCTTTTTGTGATTTTGGAGAAAAAGAAGATTTATTTTTAGAACAAATAAAAATTAGTCTTGATTTGAATAACATAAATAAGGAAAGATACGATTTGATTAAGACAGATGTTTTTTCAAATATTAAAAAGAAATATGATTATATTTTAGCTAATCCTCCCTATGTTGCAGAAGATAGGATTGATGAAGTTGGAGAAGATGTTAAAATGTTTGAGCCGTCTATCGCTTTATATGGTGGAGACGATGGAATGGAATATATTAAAATTTTCTTGAATGAAGCAATTAAATATTTGAAAGATAATGGAATTATTTATCTTGAATTTGACCCAGAGCAAAAAGATTCAATAGAAGAAATAATTAATGGTAAGTATTCAAGATTTGAATTTTTAAAAGATCAGTTCAATAAATACAGGTTTATTAAAATAGAAAAATAA
- a CDS encoding undecaprenyl-diphosphate phosphatase: MWEYILLGALQGIFEWIPVSSEGVVAIFSNYLVKDFNSVDLALFLHLGTVLAVIVYFWRDWISLALFKDKEFLRFFIIVTFISGTLGFFVYKMARDVSMGSGLLALTGLGLLLTSWFQKKNIKLNINKDLSSIIVGLLQAISAIPGVSRSGSTVFGLSLTENNPTEILKKSYIISVPVVLGSSLYLYLDNPTIASSSWIAVVFSFIFGIISLKILLDFSKKVNFSKFTLIFGLLCLIGALFQFLM, translated from the coding sequence ATGTGGGAATATATTTTATTAGGAGCTTTGCAGGGAATTTTTGAGTGGATACCAGTTTCAAGTGAAGGAGTGGTAGCTATTTTTTCTAATTATTTAGTTAAAGATTTTAATAGTGTTGATTTAGCCTTATTTTTGCATTTAGGAACAGTGCTTGCAGTAATAGTTTATTTTTGGAGAGATTGGATTAGTTTAGCTTTATTCAAAGACAAAGAGTTTTTAAGGTTTTTTATTATTGTAACTTTTATTTCTGGAACACTGGGTTTTTTTGTTTATAAAATGGCCAGAGATGTTTCTATGGGTTCGGGACTTTTGGCTTTAACAGGTTTAGGTCTTTTATTGACTTCATGGTTTCAAAAGAAAAATATTAAGTTAAACATTAACAAAGATTTATCTTCAATTATTGTGGGATTATTGCAAGCAATTTCAGCTATTCCTGGAGTTTCTCGTTCTGGCTCAACGGTATTTGGGTTATCCTTAACTGAGAATAATCCAACTGAAATATTAAAGAAATCATACATAATATCAGTGCCAGTAGTTTTGGGTTCATCTTTGTATCTCTATTTGGATAATCCTACTATTGCTTCTTCCTCTTGGATTGCGGTAGTTTTCAGTTTTATTTTCGGGATAATATCGTTGAAGATTTTATTAGATTTTTCAAAGAAGGTTAATTTTTCTAAGTTTACTTTAATATTTGGACTCCTTTGTTTAATCGGAGCTTTATTTCAATTTTTAATGTAA
- a CDS encoding DNA alkylation repair protein, with product MIDKILKELKSKKNAEQAKNLSRFFKTGKGQYGEGDIFWGIKVPAIRETVKKFKEASLKDIQELLNSKVHEHRLTGLLILVEKNKKAENKKEIYDFYLKNTKNINNWDLVDLTAPHIVGGFILENKKERKILYSLVKSNNLWERRISVLSTFTLLREKEYEDVLKISELLLKDEHDLIHKALGWMLREIGKRDKEIEIKFLEKYHRVMPRTMLRYSIEKFNLKEKEKYMKKEA from the coding sequence ATGATTGATAAAATACTTAAAGAGTTAAAATCTAAAAAGAATGCTGAGCAGGCAAAAAATTTGTCTAGATTTTTTAAAACCGGAAAGGGTCAATATGGAGAAGGAGATATTTTTTGGGGAATTAAGGTCCCAGCTATAAGAGAGACAGTTAAGAAATTTAAAGAAGCTTCTTTAAAAGATATTCAGGAATTGTTAAATAGCAAAGTTCATGAACATAGGCTTACTGGATTATTAATCTTGGTTGAAAAAAATAAGAAAGCAGAAAACAAAAAAGAGATTTACGATTTTTATTTAAAAAATACTAAAAATATTAATAATTGGGATTTAGTTGACTTGACCGCTCCTCATATCGTTGGCGGTTTTATTTTGGAAAATAAAAAAGAAAGGAAAATATTATATTCTTTAGTTAAATCAAATAATTTATGGGAGAGAAGAATTTCTGTTTTATCTACTTTTACTCTTTTAAGAGAAAAAGAATATGAAGATGTTTTAAAGATTTCAGAATTATTATTAAAAGACGAGCATGACTTGATACACAAGGCACTTGGCTGGATGTTAAGAGAGATTGGCAAGAGAGATAAAGAGATAGAGATTAAATTTTTGGAAAAATACCATAGAGTGATGCCCAGAACAATGTTAAGATATTCAATTGAGAAGTTTAATTTAAAAGAAAAAGAAAAATATATGAAAAAAGAGGCTTAA
- a CDS encoding type IV secretion system DNA-binding domain-containing protein, which produces MFDFINNFYIYYCVTAALIILLLVFVFWFKKRNKAKELKESLEFVLFSVKMTKESNEDLQKAGKQEKDWIRLMEDFYSSLTSFNKEGVLGIDPWIALEIGKIKEQIFFYVAAPKRFEGFIEKEIYSIYPNAQIEKTDDYNIFSPTENISCGYLKTTKPFYLPIKTYNYIETDPLSSITSALTKLDENEEAAIQLVIKKGNNDWYTRAKMIIDEVAKGKNFNQAMGATNFLSVIKGKEENKLTQPKVDEVLLKMLEEKISKDNFEANIRLVVSIEDKKRCEEVFIQMANSFEQFNSPKTNNFRLTILKGKSANELIYQYSFRLFDHSQRNILNSEELTSVFHFPTPLTSTPNIKGVKAKNSAPPTDLPKDGLLLGYNEYREEKKDIRMKEDDRRRHTYIIGQTGTGKSALLSNMALQDINNGEGIGLLDPHGDLVDDILSKIPNERIKDLVLFDPTNLERSVGLNMLEYDKRFPEQKTFIVNEMINIFDKLYDLKQTGGPMFEQYTRNALMLLMDDPNETYTLMEVPKVLADAEFRHRLLAKCNNILVKEFWEKQAEQAGGEAALKNMVPYITSKFDTFISNDYMRPIIGQTKSSFNFREILDNRRIFLVNLSKGKLGEMNSSLLGLIMTSKLAMAAFSRADTQESERKDFYLYIDEFQNFATNSISQILSEARKYRLSLIISHQFIGQLPDLIRDSVFGNIGTIISFRVGAEDAQFLEKEFIPSFGAQDLINIDNFNFYVKMMMNGQISKPFNVKTYPPTKGDFERVKDIKEYYALTYGRSKDFIEQEIKQRRI; this is translated from the coding sequence ATGTTTGATTTTATTAATAATTTCTACATTTATTATTGCGTTACTGCAGCTTTAATTATTTTATTGCTTGTTTTTGTATTCTGGTTTAAAAAAAGAAACAAAGCTAAAGAACTAAAAGAATCTTTAGAATTTGTTTTATTTTCGGTCAAAATGACTAAGGAGTCTAATGAAGACTTGCAGAAGGCGGGAAAACAGGAAAAAGATTGGATAAGATTAATGGAAGATTTTTATAGTAGTTTGACTTCATTTAATAAGGAAGGGGTTTTGGGAATAGATCCATGGATTGCTTTAGAGATCGGGAAGATAAAAGAACAGATATTTTTTTATGTTGCTGCTCCAAAAAGATTCGAAGGCTTTATAGAAAAAGAAATATATAGTATTTATCCTAATGCTCAGATTGAAAAAACAGATGATTATAATATATTTTCTCCTACTGAAAATATTTCTTGTGGATACTTAAAGACAACAAAACCTTTTTATCTTCCTATAAAAACATATAACTATATTGAAACAGATCCTTTATCAAGTATAACCAGCGCTTTAACTAAGCTTGATGAAAATGAAGAGGCAGCTATACAGCTTGTTATAAAGAAGGGCAATAATGATTGGTATACCAGAGCGAAGATGATTATTGATGAAGTTGCTAAAGGAAAGAATTTTAATCAAGCAATGGGAGCTACTAATTTTTTAAGCGTGATTAAAGGAAAAGAAGAAAATAAGCTTACTCAACCTAAGGTTGATGAAGTTCTTTTGAAAATGCTTGAAGAGAAAATAAGCAAGGATAACTTTGAAGCAAATATCCGTTTAGTTGTTTCAATAGAAGACAAAAAGAGATGCGAAGAAGTTTTTATACAAATGGCTAATTCTTTTGAGCAATTCAATTCTCCAAAGACAAACAATTTTAGATTAACCATACTTAAGGGAAAAAGTGCTAATGAATTAATCTATCAATACAGTTTTAGATTATTTGACCATTCACAAAGAAATATTTTAAATTCAGAAGAATTGACTAGTGTTTTTCATTTTCCAACTCCATTAACTTCAACTCCTAATATTAAAGGAGTAAAGGCGAAGAATTCTGCTCCTCCTACCGATTTACCAAAAGATGGATTATTACTGGGATATAATGAATATAGGGAAGAAAAGAAAGATATTAGAATGAAAGAAGACGACAGAAGAAGACATACTTACATTATCGGTCAGACTGGAACAGGTAAATCTGCTTTATTATCTAACATGGCTTTGCAGGATATTAATAATGGTGAAGGGATTGGATTATTGGATCCTCACGGAGACTTGGTGGATGATATTTTGAGTAAGATTCCCAATGAAAGAATTAAAGATCTTGTTTTATTTGACCCAACTAATTTAGAAAGATCAGTTGGTTTAAACATGCTTGAATATGATAAGCGTTTTCCTGAGCAGAAAACTTTTATTGTAAATGAGATGATTAACATTTTTGATAAGTTGTACGACTTAAAACAAACCGGAGGACCAATGTTTGAGCAGTATACTAGAAACGCTTTGATGCTTTTAATGGATGACCCCAATGAAACATATACTTTAATGGAAGTTCCTAAGGTTTTAGCTGATGCGGAATTTAGACATAGATTATTAGCAAAATGTAATAATATATTAGTTAAAGAATTTTGGGAGAAACAAGCTGAACAGGCCGGAGGAGAAGCAGCATTGAAAAACATGGTTCCTTATATTACTTCTAAATTTGATACTTTTATCTCTAATGATTATATGCGTCCGATTATCGGACAAACTAAGAGTTCGTTTAATTTTAGAGAGATATTAGATAATAGAAGAATATTTTTAGTTAATCTAAGTAAGGGAAAATTAGGAGAAATGAATAGTTCTTTGCTTGGTTTGATTATGACTAGCAAATTAGCCATGGCAGCTTTTTCTAGGGCTGATACTCAGGAAAGTGAAAGAAAAGATTTTTACTTATATATTGATGAATTTCAAAACTTTGCTACAAATAGTATTTCTCAAATATTATCGGAGGCAAGAAAATACAGACTATCATTAATTATTTCTCATCAATTTATCGGACAGCTCCCTGATTTAATTAGGGATAGCGTTTTTGGCAATATTGGAACAATAATTTCCTTTAGGGTTGGAGCAGAAGATGCACAATTTTTAGAAAAAGAGTTCATTCCATCTTTTGGTGCTCAAGATTTAATCAATATTGACAACTTTAATTTCTATGTCAAAATGATGATGAACGGACAGATATCTAAGCCGTTTAATGTAAAAACTTATCCTCCAACTAAAGGAGATTTTGAAAGAGTTAAAGATATTAAAGAATACTATGCTTTAACTTATGGAAGGAGTAAGGATTTTATAGAGCAGGAAATAAAACAAAGAAGAATTTAA
- a CDS encoding UvrD-helicase domain-containing protein: protein MGSDLLSKLNKEQKEAVTFDKGPLLIVAGAGTGKTTVLTHRIAYLIKEKAIKPEEILAVTFTEKAAREMEERVEKLLPFGYYDFWISTFHSFCDRILKRYGLSIGIPTNYKLLEQTGSWILIKKNFDKFNFLKEYRPLGNPTKFIEALVSHFGHCKNEGIYPENYLEHADSLKLNMDDIPVGSKSVKSKDKKDLSNKQAEYERIKEVAEAYHVYQKLLLDNNVLDFGDLINYTLKLFDKRPEILEKYRNQFKYIMVDEFQDTNWVQYELVQKLTYPENNITVVGDDDQSIMGFQGASFNNVLRFKQDYPKSKEIVLVENYRSPQNILDLSYQFIQLNNPNRLEYQLNEIEGINKRAEERGIDLKSFKKIDKKLKSNQDKSGAIELLGFETIDDELSGVIGKIWELKEIDDKAEFSDFAILTRTNESANNFSRALERAGIPYQFVSSKGLYTNPLILDLISYLKVIINFYDSPNFYRILRMMDFSPEEVSRIIQYSDKKGIPIFEAITDSHLLSKFTTDTVVKLRKIVENLKKHYKLSKEKNASEVFIHIINDLEYGKYIPESNEESLKKWEMIDQFFEKIKSFENSQVDPTILSFVENLQMELDAGEDGSIRNSIDLSFEAVRVMTIHSSKGLEFKYVFLTNLVSRKFPSDQKKNPIEIPEALIKEVLPEGDFHMQEERRLFYVALTRAKRGLFLTWAADYGGKDLKKPSRFLIESGLIIEEVLDKQKFTRSSGFCIKRSMGFKLESNETNGSGRDLRTFLPDHFSYSQLESFRKCPLGYKFGSIFKIPIRGKSVFSFGKSIHQTLHSFVLESLKFSSIEQKTLFGKNTSSEVLSFEDLLKIYEKEWISDWYESSIIKKEFYEKGKESLKLFYEDFIKNKPEILFINDEPALEKNFNLKLNGDVFIGTIDRIDKLGDGVEIIDYKTGSPKKTLAKEEKLQLMIYAVAAKKVLGLNPLKLTYYYLDDGTTCSFDIKDGDIENTETEIRELLEKIKRSNFKPTPGWHCQYCDFKDICAHRKI, encoded by the coding sequence ATGGGGTCAGATTTATTATCTAAATTGAATAAAGAGCAGAAAGAGGCTGTTACCTTTGATAAGGGGCCTCTTTTGATTGTTGCTGGGGCAGGAACTGGCAAAACTACTGTTTTAACCCACAGAATAGCTTATTTAATTAAGGAAAAGGCGATTAAGCCAGAAGAAATATTAGCTGTTACTTTTACTGAAAAAGCAGCCAGAGAGATGGAAGAAAGAGTTGAAAAATTACTTCCTTTTGGATATTACGATTTTTGGATATCAACTTTTCATTCTTTTTGCGATAGAATTTTAAAAAGATATGGATTAAGTATTGGGATACCAACTAATTACAAGTTATTAGAGCAAACTGGAAGCTGGATTTTAATTAAAAAGAATTTTGATAAATTTAATTTTTTAAAAGAATATCGTCCTCTGGGAAATCCGACTAAATTTATAGAAGCCTTAGTTTCTCATTTTGGTCACTGTAAAAATGAGGGCATTTATCCAGAAAATTATTTGGAACACGCCGATTCTTTAAAATTAAACATGGATGATATTCCTGTTGGATCTAAATCAGTTAAATCGAAAGACAAAAAAGATTTAAGCAATAAACAGGCAGAATATGAAAGAATAAAAGAAGTAGCCGAAGCATATCATGTTTATCAGAAGCTTTTACTTGATAATAATGTTTTGGATTTTGGTGACCTGATAAATTATACTTTGAAATTGTTTGATAAAAGACCAGAGATTTTAGAGAAATACAGAAATCAATTTAAATACATAATGGTTGATGAATTTCAAGATACAAACTGGGTTCAATATGAATTAGTTCAAAAATTAACTTATCCAGAGAATAATATTACGGTGGTCGGTGATGATGATCAATCAATAATGGGTTTTCAAGGAGCCTCGTTTAATAATGTATTAAGATTTAAACAAGATTATCCTAAATCAAAAGAAATTGTTTTGGTTGAAAACTATAGATCACCTCAAAACATTCTTGATTTATCGTATCAATTTATACAGCTAAACAACCCTAATCGTTTAGAGTATCAATTAAATGAAATAGAGGGGATTAATAAAAGGGCAGAAGAAAGGGGAATAGATTTGAAATCATTTAAGAAAATTGATAAAAAGCTTAAAAGTAATCAAGATAAATCTGGAGCAATAGAATTATTAGGTTTTGAAACGATTGATGATGAGTTATCAGGAGTTATTGGTAAAATTTGGGAATTGAAAGAAATTGACGATAAGGCAGAGTTTTCTGATTTTGCTATTTTAACAAGAACTAATGAATCGGCTAATAATTTTAGTCGAGCATTAGAAAGAGCTGGTATTCCTTATCAATTCGTTTCTTCAAAAGGCTTATACACTAATCCTTTGATACTTGATTTAATTTCTTACCTTAAGGTTATTATTAATTTTTATGATTCTCCTAATTTTTATAGAATATTAAGGATGATGGATTTTTCTCCTGAAGAAGTTTCGAGAATTATTCAATATAGCGACAAAAAAGGAATTCCAATATTCGAAGCCATAACAGATAGTCATCTTTTAAGTAAATTTACAACAGACACAGTTGTTAAATTAAGAAAGATTGTTGAAAACTTAAAGAAACACTATAAATTATCAAAAGAAAAGAATGCTAGTGAAGTTTTTATTCACATTATTAATGATTTAGAATATGGAAAGTATATTCCAGAAAGCAATGAAGAGAGTTTGAAAAAATGGGAGATGATTGATCAGTTTTTTGAGAAAATAAAAAGCTTTGAAAATTCACAGGTTGATCCAACTATCCTTTCTTTTGTGGAAAATCTACAAATGGAACTAGATGCTGGTGAAGATGGTTCTATAAGAAATAGTATTGATTTGAGTTTTGAGGCGGTTAGAGTCATGACCATTCACTCTTCAAAAGGTCTTGAATTTAAATACGTTTTTTTAACTAATTTAGTTTCAAGAAAGTTTCCCTCTGATCAGAAAAAGAATCCAATAGAAATTCCCGAAGCTTTAATTAAAGAAGTCTTGCCAGAAGGAGATTTTCACATGCAAGAAGAAAGAAGGTTATTTTATGTTGCTTTAACACGAGCTAAAAGAGGGTTATTTTTGACTTGGGCTGCTGATTACGGAGGCAAAGATTTAAAGAAGCCGTCAAGGTTTTTGATTGAATCAGGATTAATTATTGAAGAAGTATTAGACAAACAGAAGTTTACAAGAAGTTCTGGTTTTTGTATTAAGCGTTCAATGGGATTTAAATTAGAATCGAATGAAACAAATGGTTCGGGGCGAGATTTAAGAACATTCCTTCCTGATCATTTTTCTTATTCTCAATTAGAATCTTTTAGAAAGTGTCCTTTAGGGTATAAGTTCGGAAGTATATTTAAAATACCGATAAGGGGAAAGTCAGTGTTTAGTTTTGGAAAAAGTATTCATCAGACATTGCATAGTTTTGTTTTGGAATCATTAAAATTTTCTTCAATTGAACAGAAAACTCTTTTTGGTAAAAATACTAGTTCGGAAGTATTGAGTTTTGAAGATTTATTGAAAATCTATGAAAAAGAATGGATTAGTGATTGGTATGAATCATCAATAATTAAAAAAGAATTTTATGAAAAAGGAAAAGAAAGCTTGAAGCTTTTTTATGAAGATTTTATTAAAAATAAACCAGAGATTCTTTTTATTAATGACGAACCAGCGCTAGAAAAGAATTTTAATTTAAAATTAAACGGAGATGTTTTTATAGGAACCATAGATAGGATAGATAAATTAGGCGATGGGGTAGAAATTATAGATTATAAAACTGGTTCGCCTAAAAAGACATTAGCCAAAGAAGAAAAGCTTCAATTAATGATTTATGCTGTGGCAGCAAAAAAAGTTTTAGGATTAAATCCTCTTAAGTTAACTTATTATTATCTTGATGATGGAACGACCTGTTCTTTCGATATTAAAGATGGAGATATTGAAAATACAGAAACAGAAATTAGAGAGTTATTGGAGAAAATTAAAAGGAGTAATTTCAAGCCTACGCCTGGATGGCACTGCCAATATTGTGACTTTAAAGATATTTGCGCTCACAGGAAGATTTGA